In the Drosophila biarmipes strain raj3 chromosome X, RU_DBia_V1.1, whole genome shotgun sequence genome, one interval contains:
- the LOC108023792 gene encoding sorting nexin-25, with protein sequence MESEECAVDTMENRRLPLFPIEPEPSVTATQRLTLLATRLLRALQLNWRIIVSGITLTLLAVIWYYPTFFLFFAFVVYSLVLVFAAVAGTVYIHYIFTTNEPTPPSRVPSRLLYNATKSNIFDLPNPIKNPSNLPLIFGKTVDLQLQQIIEYVLRDFMLPWLGYVVTKPKLINDVVREDLWNAIQKIHERATRMDAAKIIAVDMVNRVTVHLEKIRIAEARAAETNSPPVFSTNPYLADEEKEMEFLRKLCEIMVILLLPRGYSLPPLKVLLSEILSYKIFFPMIKMLTAPDYINQKVVQNIETRLAAAAMSKRSYEYAASFEDFLKIINNSGSLEELSLIRKSIINDLMHATTMQNLQRAKGLDPDHEDHSLSKSELTAAVRLKRYVRQLTMAKGECEKNLAKFGWNGNYSSDVDLTLVEILNTAVGRRYFTLFLEPLKASALIGFYLAVEEIKHAHKSASHQLGTEIFYTYIRVPKSEIHIDKHERKLIETFLLGDADPDIFYDIQRNVLRTLEEKYYPPFVLSDQYRQLKEALDSNEIADPTLLMCHTIGDAPEPLADEQPGASDGLNGGAGGAIDVAAHTSYARRKLEQIQERIDKKNQALDALKYSVKPESKVLSILEKEMEWLKSEKRQTEAHLRRTDAWTEHLGKWKATIQSVEVSDEKESLQFMILVHVDEDINAPQTTSSKNGDSGHAHARRRPSGISSGWVVMRSLNQVHELQRKLRHVSSNLKAIDLPTNFKFFFLKADRHGQEKAKAQIQKFLNFILEDDHLNGSEAIYTFLSPSSDHLKQSLPSPKKSKFSLATLFRSDAGKAHEASKATDPFWGLQRDDEDISNYLDGESGGEAKMLAADLDSKDSIAEPMYALMGEIFDMGGVFKWLRKSLISFVQITYGRTINRQIRESVAYLFEESMLHNYFSAILKSFWPGGVLASAYPTRSDDMREMTTTAAKALLTDHIPEVLCNLVGAQAAKRGVLKVFEALQNPAYNKQLFYELLEILMIEFFPEIRQLRVNNANGTKLNTATAGAAAASAAAALVAATASASLPSLNHSGGGHSASAAGHQSHQGASTAGGSAAGGSGSSGGGGAASHHQSHYHHATSHHHSQAGSSK encoded by the exons ATGGAATCGGAGGAGTGCGCAGTGGACACCATGGAGAACCGCCGCCTGCCGCTGTTTCCCATCGAACCGGAGCCCTCCGTAACGGCCACGCAGCGCCTGACGCTCCTGGCCACCCG ACTGCTACGGGCTCTGCAGCTGAACTGGAGGATTATCGTCTCGGGCATCACACTGACACTGCTGGCCGTCATCTGGTATTATCCCACCTTCTTTCTGTTCTTCGCCTTCGTGGTCTATTCTCTGGTCTTGGTATTTGCGG CTGTGGCCGGCACCGTCTATATCCACTACATATTCACCACCAACGAGCCGACGCCGCCAAGTCGCGTGCCCTCGCGACTGCTCTACAATGCCACCAA AAGCAACATCTTCGATTTGCCCAATCCCATCAAGAATCCCTCGAATCTGCCCTTGATCTTCGGCAAAACGGTGGACCTGCAGCTTCAGCAGATCATTGAGTACGTGCTGCGGGATTTTATGCTGCCCTGGCTGGG CTACGTGGTCACCAAGCCCAAGCTGATCAACGATGTGGTGCGCGAGGATCTGTGGAATGCCATACAGAAGATCCATGAGCGGGCCACGCGAATGGACGCGGCCAAGATCATTGCCGTGGACATGGTCAACCGGGTGACGGTGCATCTGGAGAAGATTCgcattgcggaagccagggC AGCTGAGACCAACTCGCCTCCAGTTTTCAGCACCAACCCGTACCTCGCCGACGAGGAGAAGGAAATGGAGTTCCTGCGCAAGCTGTGCGAGATTATGGTGATCCTGCTGCTGCCCCGCGGCTACTCCCTGCCCCCCCTGAAGGTGCTGCTCAGCGAGATTCTCTCCTACAAGA TATTCTTTCCCATGATCAAAATGCTCACTGCACCGGACTACATCAACCAGAAGGTGGTGCAGAACATCGAGACTCggctggcggcggcggcgatgAGCAAGCGGAGCTACGAGTACGCGGCCAGCTTCGAGGACTTCCTCAAGATCATCAACAACTCGGGCAGCCTCGAGGAGCTCTCGCTCATCCGCAAGAGCATCATCAACGACCTGATGCATGCCACCACCATGCAGAACCTGCAGCGTGCCAAAGGCCTCGATCCCGATCACGAGGACCACTCGCTCTCCAAGTCGGAGCTCACGGCCGCCGTCCGGCTGAAGCGCTATGTCCGCCAGCTCACCATGGCCAAGGGCGAGTGCGAGAAGAACCTGGCCAAGTTCGGCTGGAACGGCAACTACTCCAGCGATGTT GACCTAACGCTAGTTGAGATCCTGAACACTGCGGTGGGCCGGCGCTACTTCACCCTGTTCCTGGAGCCGCTGAAGGCCAGCGCCCTGATTGGCTTCTACCTGGCCGTGGAGGAGATCAAGCACGCGCACAAGTCGGCCAGCCACCAGCTGGGCACGGAGATCTTCTACACTTACATCCGGGTGCCCAAGTCAGAGATCCACATCGACAAGCACGAGCGCAAGCTGATCGAGACGTTCCTGCTGGGCGATGCCGATCCGGATATCTTCTACGACATCCAGCGCAACGTACTGCGCACGCTGGAGGAGAAGTACTATCCGCCGTTTGTGCTGAGCGACCAGTACCGCCAGCTGAAGGAGGCGCTGGACTCCAACGAGATCGCAGATCCCACGCTGCTGATGTGCCACACCATTGGCGATGCCCCGGAGCCGCTGGCGGATGAGCAGCCGGGCGCGTCCGATGGACTTAACGGCGGCGCCGGCGGTGCCATCGATGTGGCCGCCCACACGTCGTATGCACGGCGAAAACTGGAACAGATACAGGAACGCATTGACAAAAAGAACCAGGCGCTGGACGCCCTCAAGTACTCGGTGAAGCCGGAGTCCAAGGTACTGTCCATACTCGAGAAGGAGATGGAGTGGCTGAAGAGCGAGAAGCGCCAGACGGAGGCGCATTTGCGGCGCACGGACGCCTGGACGGAGCACTTGGGCAAGTGGAAGGCCACCATACAGAGCGTGGAG GTCTCGGATGAGAAGGAATCGCTGCAGTTCATGATACTGGTGCATGTGGACGAAGACATAAACGCGCCGCAAACGACATCGTCCAAAAACGGCGACAGCGGGCATGCCCATGCCCGCAGGCGACCCTCGGGCATCTCCAGCGGCTGGGTGGTGATGCGCTCCCTCAACCAAGTGCAT GAGCTGCAGCGGAAGCTGAGGCACGTCAGCTCCAACCTGAAGGCCATCGACCTGCCCACGAACTTCAAGTTCTTTTTCCTGAAGGCAGACAGGCATGGCCAGGAGAAGGCCAAGGCGCAGATTCAGAAGTTCCTGAAT TTCATCCTGGAGGACGACCATCTGAATGGCAGCGAGGCCATCTACACGTTTCTCAGCCCCAGCTCGGACCACCTCAAGCAGTCGCTGCCCTCGCCCAAGAAGTCCAAGTTCTCGCTGGCCACGCTGTTCCGCAGCGACGCCGGCAAGGCCCACGAGGCCAGCAAAGCCACCGATCCCTTCTGGGGGCTGCAGCGCGACGACGAAGACATATCCAACTATCTGGATGGCGAGTCCGGCGGCGAGGCCAAGATGCTGGCCGCCGATCTGGACAGCAAGGACTCGATTGCGGAGCCGATGTACGCCCTCATGGGCGAGATCTTCGACATGGGCGGGGTGTTCAAGTGGCTGCGCAAGAGCCTCATCTCCTTCGTCCAGATCACATACGGCCGGACGATCAACCGGCAGATCCGCGAGTCGGTGGCCTATCTGTTCGAGGAGTCCATGCTGCACAACTACTTCTCGGCCATCCTCAAGTCCTTTTGGCCGGGCGGCGTGCTGGCCTCCGCCTATCCCACGCGGTCGGACGACATGCGGGAGATGACCACCACGGCGGCCAAGGCGCTGCTCACCGATCATATCCCAGAGGTGCTGTGCAACCTGGTGGGGGCCCAGGCGGCCAAGCGAGGTGTCCTCAAGGTGTTCGAGGCCCTGCAGAATCCCGCCTACAACAAGCAGCTGTTCTAC GAGCTGCTGGAGATACTCATGATTGAGTTCTTTCCCGAAATCCGCCAGCTGCGGGTGAACAATGCCAATGGAACCAAGCTGAACACGGCCACCGCTGGAGCGGCAGCTGCCTCGGCAGCAGCGGCACTGGTGGCGGCCACGGCATCCGCCTCGCTGCCCTCGCTGAACCACAGTGGCGGCGGACACAGTGCGTCCGCGGCAGGCCACCAGAGCCACCAGGGAGCCTCGACGGCGGGCGGTTCCGCAGCGGGAGGCAGTGGCTCcagcggcggtggtggcgcaGCGTCGCACCACCAGTCGCACTACCACCACGCGACATCCCACCACCACTCGCAGGCGGGCAGCTCCAAGTAG
- the LOC108023795 gene encoding very-long-chain 3-oxoacyl-CoA reductase → MEENNSRVLSLLGGLAIGIVGFQVFRKVLPWIYANVVGPKVFGSSVDLSKMGEWAVVTGSTDGIGKAYAKELARRGLKLVLISRSLEKLNVVAKEIGDKYGVEVRVIDVDFTGGAEIYDKIREKTTGLNVGVLVNNVGISYSHPEYFLDCYKADPKFLRNIVAANIHSVTHMTALFLPGMIAQRRGVIINLSSTAGVIPNPLLSVYSSTKAFVNKFSDDLQTEYKEHGILIQSVQPGFVATNMSKIRKASVFAPSPETYVRSALSTLGIATQTAGYLPHALLQLVIHFTEAVFGEQFARSVVLKNILGTRKRALRRLAKEQ, encoded by the exons ATGGAGGAGAACAACTCCCGCGTGCTGAGCCTGCTGGGCGGTCTGGCCATTGGCATCGTGGGCTTCCAGGTCTTCCGGAAGGTCCTGCCCTGGATCTACGCCAATGTCGTGGGCCCCAAGGTCTTCGGCTCCTCCGTGGACCTCTCCAAGATGGGCGAGTGGGCAG TTGTCACCGGCTCGACCGATGGAATTGGCAAGGCCTACGCCAAGGAG CTGGCTCGCAGGGGCCTGAAACTGGTGCTGATCAGCAGATCCCTGGAAAAACTAAACGTGGTGGCCAAGGAGATAG GGGACAAGTACGGCGTGGAGGTGCGCGTCATCGATGTGGACTTCACCGGCGGCGCCGAGATCTACGACAAGATACGCGAGAAGACCACTGGCCTGAACGTCGGCGTGCTGGTCAACAACGTGGGCATCAGCTACAGCCATCCCGAGTACTTCCTGGACTGCTACAAGGCGGATCCCAAGTTCCTTCGCAACATTGTGGCCGCCAACATACACTCGGTGACGCACATGACGGCCCTCTTCCTGCCCGGCATGATCGCCCAGCGTCGTGGAGTGATCATCAACCTGTCGTCCACCGCCGGAGTCATTCCCAATCCCCTGCTGAGCGTGTACAGCTCCACTAAG GCCTTTGTGAACAAGTTCAGCGACGATCTGCAGACGGAGTACAAGGAGCACGGCATCCTCATCCAGAGCGTCCAGCCGGGCTTCGTGGCCACCAACATGTCCAAGATCCGCAAGGCCAGCGTGTTCGCTCCCTCGCCGGAGACCTATGTGCGCTCGGCGCTGTCCACCCTGGGCATTGCCACCCAGACGGCGGGCTACCTGCCACACGCCCTGCTCCAGTTGGTCATCCACTTCACGGAGGCCGTGTTCGGCGAGCAGTTCGCCCGCAGCGTGGTCCTCAAGAACATCCTGGGCACCCGCAAGCGGGCCCTGCGCCGCCTGGCCAAGGAGCAGTAG